From the genome of Ignavibacteriales bacterium, one region includes:
- a CDS encoding sigma-54 dependent transcriptional regulator has translation MEKLVFIVDDEDSILKMLSHWVKNQWNYNCETFINGTDALNALSNNPDLILLDIMLPDINGNEVLSRIKMKNPKVPVIMLSAQGSVEVALESIRLGAFDYFPKPIDKNRLEPAIRNAIKHYDLEREVEKLKENLTKEYSFDNIISADKKMQEAFKMVSKVLDNDITVLIEGESGTGKELIARAIHYNGKRKAAPFVVVNCASIPRELLESELFGHEKGAFTGAHVRKIGKFELAKSGTIFLDEIGEMEMALQAKILRVIQQKEFERVGGNEVIKTDVRIISATNRNLKTAVENKNFREDLYYRLSSFPIHILPLRERKGDIVILINHFIDHFNIKLNKKVKGVSKNALKIMYDYDWPGNVRELENTLERCMILSEGDHIEIDSLPANIAGQFKTFNVGSNGVMFGDDSPIIPFEKLKEEAIRHALKISEGNIVEAARKLKIGRATLYRLMDKYKIDSPKD, from the coding sequence TTGGAAAAATTAGTTTTTATTGTTGATGACGAAGACTCAATTCTTAAAATGCTTTCGCATTGGGTCAAAAATCAATGGAACTATAATTGCGAAACATTTATTAACGGAACCGATGCACTAAATGCGCTTTCGAATAATCCTGATTTAATTCTACTCGATATTATGCTTCCGGATATCAATGGAAACGAAGTCTTAAGTAGAATCAAAATGAAAAACCCAAAGGTCCCAGTAATAATGCTTTCTGCTCAAGGAAGCGTTGAAGTTGCCCTGGAGTCGATACGGCTCGGCGCATTTGATTATTTTCCCAAACCGATTGATAAAAACCGGTTAGAACCCGCAATTAGGAATGCTATAAAGCATTACGACCTTGAACGGGAAGTTGAAAAGTTAAAAGAGAATCTTACTAAAGAATATAGTTTTGATAACATCATCTCTGCAGATAAAAAAATGCAGGAAGCTTTCAAGATGGTTTCGAAAGTTCTTGATAATGATATTACCGTTCTGATCGAAGGAGAAAGCGGGACAGGTAAAGAATTAATAGCACGTGCAATTCATTACAACGGAAAAAGAAAAGCGGCACCATTTGTTGTTGTTAACTGCGCTTCAATTCCCCGCGAACTTCTTGAAAGCGAATTATTCGGTCATGAAAAGGGAGCTTTTACAGGAGCGCATGTTCGAAAGATTGGAAAATTTGAACTTGCAAAAAGCGGTACGATTTTTCTGGATGAGATTGGTGAAATGGAGATGGCTCTTCAAGCAAAAATCTTACGCGTGATACAGCAAAAAGAATTTGAGCGGGTCGGTGGAAATGAGGTAATTAAAACTGATGTAAGAATTATATCTGCTACAAATAGGAATTTGAAAACCGCAGTTGAAAATAAAAATTTTAGAGAAGATCTCTATTATAGATTAAGCTCATTCCCAATTCATATACTTCCTTTGCGCGAAAGAAAAGGGGATATCGTAATTCTGATCAACCATTTTATCGACCACTTCAATATAAAACTTAATAAAAAAGTTAAAGGGGTTTCTAAAAATGCTCTGAAAATTATGTACGATTACGATTGGCCGGGTAACGTTCGTGAACTTGAAAACACTCTTGAACGATGTATGATTTTAAGCGAGGGCGATCATATTGAGATTGATTCTTTGCCGGCAAATATTGCGGGTCAATTTAAAACTTTTAATGTCGGCAGTAACGGTGTTATGTTCGGAGACGACTCCCCGATTATTCCATTTGAAAAATTAAAAGAAGAAGCAATTCGCCATGCATTAAAGATTTCCGAAGGAAATATTGTTGAAGCGGCACGCAAACTTAAAATCGGCAGAGCCACTCTTTACCGATTAATGGATAAATACAAAATTGATTCACCTAAGGATTGA
- a CDS encoding T9SS type A sorting domain-containing protein, producing MKKILVVILILFTAAITEAQLRWRVVGKMPYPVSGGQVIYDIAAQSNKIYILGGYSDSLQSAVDWIQEYDVEKNSWQMVGRMIQPRDQFVADLWKNSIMYFGGTVDASTDKNTLESWDYKIVSNLASVYDRNKNFGRLFSTGQIVGENFYIIGGDPATAGDTLSYIQAYNLSTKQNGISFNSPSPDPPRQRMTFIVGNNIYIFGGVINGVMKAIQKFNISTQTLADMPEQLNESRAAGSAVYNPLSKKGFLIGGYNETLTALNTVEQVEIQPDGSLKITQSLPMTYARAGLMAVAYKNGFVAVFGGRTDRGHLGKVVPYIEILDEASSVQDGNNLPNEFALDQNFPNPFNPSTVISYQVSTVGQVQLKIYDFLGREIAALVNEEKSPGKYQVGWNGEDKNGNKVPSGIYFYRMTAGNYSLTKKMLLLK from the coding sequence ATGAAAAAAATATTAGTTGTAATATTGATATTATTTACCGCTGCAATCACGGAAGCGCAATTACGGTGGCGTGTAGTTGGTAAAATGCCTTATCCGGTCTCGGGCGGTCAAGTTATCTACGATATTGCAGCGCAAAGCAATAAAATATATATCCTCGGCGGTTATTCGGATTCATTGCAAAGCGCCGTTGATTGGATTCAAGAATATGATGTGGAAAAAAATTCTTGGCAAATGGTTGGAAGAATGATTCAACCAAGGGATCAATTTGTTGCGGATCTTTGGAAGAACAGTATTATGTACTTCGGCGGTACGGTTGATGCCTCAACAGATAAAAATACATTGGAATCTTGGGATTATAAAATTGTTTCAAATCTTGCTTCAGTATATGACCGGAATAAAAATTTTGGAAGATTATTTTCTACTGGCCAAATTGTAGGAGAGAATTTTTATATCATTGGAGGTGATCCGGCCACTGCAGGAGACACACTCTCATACATTCAAGCATATAACTTAAGTACTAAACAAAATGGAATTTCTTTTAATTCTCCTTCACCGGATCCTCCTCGCCAGCGTATGACGTTTATCGTGGGCAATAACATTTATATTTTTGGCGGTGTAATAAACGGTGTTATGAAAGCAATTCAAAAATTTAACATAAGCACGCAAACATTAGCGGATATGCCCGAACAATTAAACGAGTCTCGCGCTGCGGGATCCGCAGTTTACAACCCGCTTAGCAAAAAGGGATTTCTCATTGGCGGTTATAATGAAACATTAACAGCGTTGAACACAGTTGAACAAGTTGAAATTCAACCGGACGGCTCATTAAAAATTACGCAATCTTTACCGATGACATACGCACGCGCCGGCTTAATGGCAGTTGCTTACAAAAATGGATTTGTTGCAGTTTTCGGGGGCAGAACAGACCGCGGGCATCTTGGCAAAGTTGTTCCTTATATTGAAATTCTTGATGAAGCTTCATCGGTTCAAGATGGTAATAATTTGCCGAATGAATTTGCACTTGACCAAAATTTTCCTAATCCGTTTAATCCATCTACGGTTATCAGCTACCAAGTGTCGACTGTCGGCCAGGTTCAGTTGAAAATTTATGATTTTCTGGGAAGAGAAATAGCCGCATTAGTTAACGAGGAAAAATCACCGGGCAAATATCAAGTTGGCTGGAACGGCGAGGATAAAAACGGCAATAAGGTTCCAAGCGGAATTTATTTTTATAGAATGACAGCGGGTAATTATTCATTAACTAAAAAAATGCTTTTGCTCAAATGA
- a CDS encoding PAS domain-containing sensor histidine kinase, which produces MGNKEEHILNKICQITESDAGVVFKSNGLKKIILSSVGGIKRDDKNLQTLLRSIASKKEPPAAYIKQLDAYKTFARQFGYKSFYKELFLEEKSSRYYLLLFSKKKMPASETIHSQIVPLINNFKKKISKPQILKQDKKPEQLLSESEIQQTIKETINSINTVLFSTSPDGSEFNFITEAVRTLFGFSPEEIYQNKYRVLKSIHESDFARFKEFINKLRNKEEAVVEYRMKDRYGKEHWVRHSANPIIKNDKVVRIVGVIQEITEEKEVQLRLESSEERFRLLIDTADDLIFILDGFGYFSMVNKNGAAALGLTPEEMLGKHFLEFIDKEDEVKIAEAFNKILNSSGITTFETIFLDRFDKGITFEISAKPMMTNGEVTGMLSFGRNITKRKLDEQKIKDLNYKLIEANRIILIERERARNKITVLEEVNKLKNEFISNVSHELRTPLASIVGFAETISSDSDLSRDTVHEFSNIILMEGKRLAKLINDILDFSQLESGEEELQKTSMNVVDVIDEVVKNLHELIVEKKLVISKEYPEEKITINADKERISKVLWNLITNAIKYTNSGGRISVIVQDYGKEIEIAVSDTGVGIPEKDLPNLFQKFNKVQKAGMQISGTGFGLVTAKQIIDLHKGFIKVRSQVNKGATFIIRLPK; this is translated from the coding sequence ATGGGTAACAAAGAGGAACATATTCTTAATAAGATCTGCCAGATAACCGAAAGCGATGCCGGTGTAGTTTTTAAATCTAATGGTTTGAAGAAAATTATTTTATCCTCAGTCGGCGGCATTAAAAGAGATGATAAAAATCTTCAGACTTTACTTAGATCCATTGCTTCAAAAAAGGAACCGCCCGCTGCTTATATTAAACAACTGGATGCATATAAAACATTTGCCCGTCAATTCGGGTATAAATCTTTCTATAAAGAATTATTTTTAGAAGAAAAGAGTTCAAGATACTATCTATTATTGTTTTCGAAAAAAAAGATGCCTGCATCAGAAACGATTCATTCCCAAATTGTTCCTCTAATAAATAATTTTAAGAAAAAAATATCGAAGCCACAAATTTTGAAGCAGGATAAAAAACCCGAGCAATTACTTAGTGAATCCGAAATTCAACAGACAATAAAAGAAACCATTAACAGTATTAATACAGTTTTATTCTCAACTAGTCCGGATGGTTCGGAATTTAATTTCATCACCGAAGCCGTAAGAACTCTTTTTGGCTTCTCGCCAGAAGAAATTTATCAGAACAAGTATCGCGTGCTTAAATCAATTCACGAATCAGATTTCGCACGGTTCAAAGAATTTATAAATAAACTAAGAAACAAAGAAGAAGCGGTTGTTGAATACCGGATGAAGGACCGTTACGGAAAGGAACACTGGGTACGTCATTCCGCAAACCCGATTATTAAAAATGATAAGGTAGTACGTATAGTTGGAGTAATTCAGGAAATTACAGAAGAGAAAGAAGTTCAACTTCGTCTTGAAAGCTCTGAGGAACGTTTTAGACTATTGATTGATACTGCGGATGATTTGATTTTTATTTTAGATGGATTCGGCTATTTCAGCATGGTAAACAAAAACGGAGCGGCGGCACTTGGCCTTACTCCCGAAGAAATGCTGGGCAAACATTTTCTTGAATTCATTGATAAAGAAGATGAAGTAAAAATCGCGGAAGCATTTAATAAAATTCTAAATTCAAGCGGCATAACAACTTTTGAAACCATTTTCTTGGACAGGTTTGACAAAGGAATTACATTTGAGATAAGCGCTAAGCCGATGATGACCAACGGTGAAGTAACTGGTATGCTAAGTTTTGGCAGGAACATCACAAAGAGAAAACTTGATGAACAAAAAATAAAAGATTTAAACTACAAACTGATTGAAGCGAATCGTATTATTTTGATTGAAAGAGAAAGAGCTAGAAATAAGATTACGGTGCTCGAAGAAGTCAATAAACTCAAAAATGAATTTATTTCGAATGTTTCACACGAATTAAGAACCCCGCTGGCTTCAATTGTTGGCTTTGCAGAAACAATTTCATCAGATTCGGACCTTTCCAGAGATACAGTCCATGAATTTAGCAATATTATTTTGATGGAAGGAAAACGTCTAGCTAAACTAATAAATGATATTCTTGATTTTTCACAACTAGAATCCGGCGAAGAGGAGCTTCAAAAAACAAGTATGAATGTAGTTGATGTAATTGATGAAGTGGTTAAAAATCTACATGAATTAATAGTTGAAAAAAAACTAGTTATCTCAAAAGAATACCCGGAAGAAAAAATAACAATAAATGCGGATAAAGAGAGAATCTCTAAAGTATTATGGAATTTGATAACAAATGCAATTAAATATACAAACAGCGGCGGAAGGATTTCCGTTATTGTTCAAGATTACGGGAAAGAAATTGAAATAGCCGTCAGCGATACGGGTGTTGGTATTCCGGAAAAAGATTTACCTAATCTATTCCAAAAATTTAATAAGGTTCAAAAAGCAGGAATGCAAATAAGCGGAACCGGCTTTGGACTAGTAACTGCCAAACAAATAATAGATCTGCACAAGGGATTTATCAAAGTAAGAAGCCAGGTAAACAAAGGCGCTACATTTATTATTAGACTTCCCAAATAG
- a CDS encoding serine/threonine protein kinase: MSSLTSEILFEKFQIIEVLKKDEHAAVFLANHIYLSKKIILKVLNTQKLPDPSMVERFKREGKILAKLDHPNIIKVLDFGMSKEFFYISFEYIEGESLRNIFKTKTLSPEQKEHVMIQILKGLDYAHKNQIIHRDIKPENIFVDKNLNVKLGDFGLALSAEDNFVTNPYSIVGTPSYMSPEQVRGAKLTPQSDIFSTGVVLFELFTGKNPFLRDNVSLTLNVIMAYDENEVAKMTGDQPELIKEILFNMLKKNMTQRYESAEEILDELNVHVDQPTIVINNVDREGNKSKLAWIFIAVIFLGIVAIFVVPMLNQPGQNKIIPGGDKGNILNNNSSEPNSTQQENQQAKDQVDLNNLNKPLVDNKNSIPAQDQNTDSSPKQDNKVGMGWLDVQSFPVNAGVSISGESYGPTPFDKRIPILSGEYSVVFTHPKYPTFYKNVTVEAGKVTLVHVNIEEETMGFIYCSVFPPVGDIYIGGTIKAEAPMIANKFIKVVPGPVDLKIKNPMFKDIDTSFVIKARDTLKLKFRFKNN; encoded by the coding sequence ATGTCTTCTCTTACATCGGAAATATTATTCGAAAAGTTTCAGATCATTGAAGTTCTCAAGAAAGATGAGCATGCTGCCGTTTTTCTTGCCAATCATATTTATCTAAGCAAAAAAATTATTCTCAAAGTTCTTAACACGCAGAAACTGCCCGACCCTTCGATGGTAGAACGTTTCAAGCGTGAAGGAAAAATTCTTGCCAAACTAGATCATCCGAATATCATAAAGGTTCTCGATTTCGGGATGAGCAAAGAATTCTTCTACATTTCATTTGAATATATTGAAGGAGAATCTCTCCGTAATATCTTCAAAACAAAAACTCTTTCACCGGAACAGAAAGAACATGTGATGATCCAGATACTAAAGGGGTTGGATTATGCACACAAGAATCAAATTATACACCGAGATATCAAACCGGAGAATATTTTTGTAGATAAGAATCTCAATGTAAAATTGGGCGACTTTGGATTAGCTCTTTCTGCTGAAGATAATTTCGTTACAAATCCGTATTCAATTGTTGGAACGCCGAGCTATATGAGCCCTGAACAGGTACGCGGTGCAAAACTTACACCCCAGAGCGATATTTTTTCTACCGGCGTTGTATTGTTTGAACTCTTTACCGGAAAGAATCCATTCTTGAGGGATAATGTTAGTCTTACGTTGAATGTAATAATGGCTTACGATGAAAACGAAGTTGCTAAAATGACCGGAGATCAGCCGGAATTAATAAAAGAAATTCTCTTCAATATGTTGAAGAAGAATATGACGCAGCGTTATGAATCCGCAGAAGAAATTTTAGATGAATTAAACGTTCACGTTGACCAGCCAACGATTGTAATTAACAATGTTGATAGAGAGGGGAATAAATCTAAACTTGCCTGGATCTTTATTGCGGTAATTTTTCTTGGAATAGTTGCAATTTTTGTTGTGCCGATGTTGAATCAACCGGGTCAGAATAAAATTATACCCGGCGGCGATAAAGGAAATATATTAAATAATAATTCTTCTGAACCGAACAGCACACAGCAAGAGAATCAACAAGCAAAAGATCAAGTTGATTTGAATAATCTTAATAAACCGCTTGTTGATAATAAAAATTCAATACCCGCTCAAGATCAGAATACAGATTCATCCCCAAAACAGGATAATAAAGTTGGTATGGGCTGGCTTGATGTCCAATCTTTTCCTGTAAACGCGGGTGTCTCAATAAGTGGAGAAAGTTATGGACCAACTCCATTTGATAAAAGAATTCCCATACTTTCGGGAGAATATTCAGTAGTGTTTACTCATCCTAAATACCCGACCTTTTATAAAAATGTTACAGTTGAAGCTGGTAAAGTAACTTTGGTTCATGTTAATATTGAAGAGGAAACGATGGGGTTCATTTACTGCTCAGTTTTCCCGCCAGTTGGTGATATATACATTGGCGGAACCATAAAAGCTGAAGCACCGATGATTGCAAATAAATTTATTAAAGTTGTTCCTGGTCCGGTTGATCTGAAAATAAAAAACCCGATGTTCAAGGACATTGATACTTCGTTTGTTATAAAGGCAAGAGATACACTGAAACTTAAGTTCAGATTCAAAAACAATTAA
- a CDS encoding MFS transporter — translation MRKNFILALVGIGIGGIGFGLVTPVTVMLLELNHAPSFITGSTAMAGYISIFIFSRLTGRLIDRYNVKMILASGLFIWMISALGHIFWRIYPLLYLVKIIMGIGGTFIFVSTEVMINYYSDDTNRGKNIGLYVVILSIGIAVGSMLIWTIKLGNWVPFVIGSSIVLLVFIVQTVFMDEINLKDNNEKIEKMPMAKMPLMSLLAASIYGLFESSVIVVLPLYGLRNYFTSDQVSYFIASFVIGGIVVLYIVGHFADKISKYKLLLIISTLLGFLFLLPTFAKDFIFLLIVFFLIGGFVPAFYTVGLNYTIEQVEKKYMTQANGYFVMMYGAGTILGPLIGAVLIDFNKQYGFWIFASSLCICFYLLFKFYHNASTR, via the coding sequence ATGCGAAAAAATTTTATACTTGCGCTTGTCGGAATTGGAATTGGAGGGATTGGTTTTGGGCTTGTTACTCCTGTAACAGTTATGTTGTTAGAATTAAACCACGCACCTAGTTTTATTACCGGCTCTACTGCGATGGCCGGATATATAAGCATTTTCATTTTTTCACGTCTTACGGGAAGATTAATAGACCGATATAATGTTAAAATGATTTTAGCATCGGGACTATTCATCTGGATGATAAGTGCATTAGGGCACATCTTTTGGCGTATCTATCCGCTTCTATACCTTGTTAAAATAATAATGGGTATTGGAGGAACATTTATTTTTGTTTCCACAGAAGTGATGATCAATTACTACAGTGATGATACAAACCGCGGAAAAAATATCGGATTATATGTTGTAATTCTTTCTATCGGAATTGCAGTCGGCTCCATGTTAATATGGACAATAAAACTCGGGAACTGGGTTCCGTTTGTTATCGGGTCTTCAATTGTGCTGCTTGTTTTTATTGTTCAAACTGTGTTTATGGATGAAATAAACTTGAAAGATAATAATGAAAAAATAGAGAAGATGCCGATGGCAAAAATGCCTTTGATGAGTTTACTTGCCGCTTCCATTTATGGCCTGTTTGAGTCATCTGTAATAGTTGTTCTTCCATTGTATGGGCTGAGGAATTATTTTACCAGCGACCAAGTTTCGTATTTTATTGCTTCATTCGTTATTGGCGGAATTGTTGTACTATACATCGTTGGTCATTTTGCAGACAAAATTTCCAAATACAAACTGCTTTTAATTATTTCGACATTGTTAGGATTTCTTTTTTTACTCCCGACTTTTGCAAAAGACTTTATTTTTCTTCTTATCGTTTTCTTTTTAATAGGAGGGTTTGTTCCGGCCTTTTATACTGTAGGATTGAATTATACTATTGAACAAGTTGAGAAAAAATATATGACACAGGCCAATGGATACTTTGTTATGATGTACGGAGCAGGTACTATTTTAGGGCCGCTTATTGGAGCTGTATTAATAGATTTTAATAAGCAGTATGGCTTCTGGATCTTTGCCTCTTCACTATGCATTTGCTTTTACCTGCTTTTTAAATTTTATCATAACGCTAGTACTCGTTAA
- a CDS encoding STAS domain-containing protein, which produces MDFKLEKIGEVAIVHVFLNRATLAKAILFKDFVSDIISGGTVKIVIDLSICEYVDSTFLGAMVALLKKTNSLNGDLRLVYNEEMPSLVFVLTRMDKVFKVFPGLDEAVESFSGGKPKLEWK; this is translated from the coding sequence ATGGATTTCAAATTAGAAAAAATTGGTGAGGTTGCTATTGTTCATGTTTTTTTGAACAGAGCCACACTTGCCAAGGCAATATTGTTCAAAGACTTTGTCTCAGATATAATTTCTGGCGGAACAGTTAAGATTGTTATAGATCTGAGTATCTGCGAGTACGTAGATTCAACATTTCTTGGTGCTATGGTTGCATTATTAAAAAAGACAAACTCGCTTAATGGAGACTTGCGCTTAGTTTATAATGAAGAAATGCCCTCTCTGGTTTTTGTTTTAACACGTATGGATAAAGTATTCAAAGTTTTTCCCGGACTTGATGAAGCGGTGGAAAGTTTTTCCGGCGGGAAACCAAAACTCGAATGGAAATAA
- a CDS encoding U32 family peptidase codes for MKKPELLAPAGNWTMLSAAIEAGANAVYFGVKSLNMRAAANNFDLPDLPKIVEYCKERNVKTHLTLNTIVFEEELDELDKIVSAARDAGIDMIICWDMAVIQKCVDYKIPFCISTQASSSNSSTVKFYERLGAKRVVLARECTLDKIKEIKSKSNIEIETFVHGAMCIAVSGRCFMSHEVFGKSANRGECLQPCRREYQIIDSDEKFELTLGEDYVLSPKDLCTIEFLDKLIESGIDSFKIEGRKRSPEYIANVVSSYRKAIDLYFENKLDDEKKKEFVEKLKRVYNRGFSSGFYLGQPGSESYAKIYGSIATTRKAYIGKVLNYYKKSGVASIRIEADDLKTGDPIYIIGSTTGVVELMIDKMMKDEIELSFAPKGNDITILCSERVRQYDKVYKIVSLES; via the coding sequence ATGAAAAAGCCCGAGCTATTGGCTCCTGCCGGTAACTGGACCATGCTAAGTGCCGCAATTGAAGCGGGCGCCAACGCTGTTTACTTTGGTGTGAAATCCTTAAATATGCGTGCCGCTGCAAATAATTTTGATCTTCCCGACCTTCCCAAAATTGTTGAGTACTGCAAAGAACGCAATGTTAAAACTCATTTAACACTTAACACCATTGTGTTCGAAGAAGAATTAGATGAGCTTGATAAAATTGTATCTGCCGCCAGAGATGCCGGAATAGATATGATTATATGCTGGGATATGGCGGTAATTCAAAAATGTGTTGATTACAAAATACCTTTTTGTATTAGCACTCAGGCTTCATCATCAAATTCTTCTACTGTAAAATTCTATGAGCGCTTGGGAGCTAAACGAGTTGTTCTTGCCAGAGAATGTACTCTAGATAAGATCAAAGAGATAAAAAGCAAATCCAACATCGAGATCGAAACATTTGTGCACGGGGCAATGTGTATTGCAGTTAGCGGAAGATGTTTTATGAGTCACGAGGTCTTTGGCAAAAGTGCGAATCGTGGAGAATGTTTACAGCCATGCAGAAGAGAATATCAAATTATTGACAGCGATGAAAAATTCGAGCTGACATTGGGCGAAGATTATGTTTTATCGCCTAAAGATTTATGCACCATAGAATTTTTAGATAAACTAATCGAATCAGGAATAGATTCTTTCAAAATCGAAGGAAGGAAGAGAAGTCCAGAGTATATTGCAAATGTTGTTTCATCTTACCGGAAGGCAATAGACTTATATTTTGAGAACAAACTAGACGATGAAAAGAAAAAGGAATTTGTTGAAAAATTAAAACGAGTTTATAACCGCGGTTTCTCTTCAGGTTTTTATTTAGGTCAGCCTGGATCTGAAAGCTATGCTAAAATTTACGGCAGCATTGCCACCACCAGAAAAGCATATATTGGCAAAGTTCTTAATTACTATAAAAAGAGCGGTGTTGCGTCGATAAGGATTGAAGCTGACGATTTAAAAACCGGCGATCCCATTTATATTATTGGCAGCACTACCGGTGTTGTGGAACTTATGATCGATAAAATGATGAAAGATGAGATTGAATTGAGCTTTGCGCCTAAAGGAAATGATATAACAATTTTATGCAGTGAACGTGTACGTCAATATGATAAAGTTTATAAAATTGTTTCTCTAGAAAGTTAA
- a CDS encoding sigma 54-interacting transcriptional regulator produces the protein MSDFFKENINHIKNLSKDEFESLYEFTQILNSATRQDLLIEDAIDIVINVINAERGLFVKYDEENDNFSIISARKISNETITDLHEFSSGILQKVIKEKKPLLYHDVMGDPHLSQFESVQIQRIKSVIGVPIVRDEKVWGVIVADSQLDRREFTDENLLFLSFFSNLVSLALDRIIKLEELEKENQILTNRLQSLFEIPDMIGESPVMRNLSQILYKVALTDTTVLITGESGTGKEIAAKAIHDLSKRKDKPFLAQFCGSIPDNLLESELFGYKKGAFTGANTDKQGLLEAADGGTFFLDEIADISIALQAKLLRVLENREIIRLGDVKVRKINVRIITATNKDLQALVKDGSFREDLFYRLNVFPIRVPPLRERRSDIPLLVDFFIKKLGSKDMLIDSAAIKKLESYYWPGNIRQLINVIQRALILCDGNRLHTDHIILEDQAVVATFQGTLREYEMLLLKKRLEEFNHNRTSTAKSLDVSVRWIQLKLKEMGEQ, from the coding sequence ATGAGTGATTTTTTTAAAGAAAATATTAATCACATAAAAAATCTTTCTAAGGATGAGTTCGAATCACTTTATGAATTCACACAGATATTAAATTCGGCTACCCGCCAGGATTTATTAATAGAAGACGCGATTGATATTGTCATTAATGTTATAAATGCGGAACGGGGTTTGTTTGTTAAGTATGATGAAGAGAATGATAATTTTTCAATAATTTCTGCGCGTAAGATTTCTAACGAAACAATTACTGATCTTCACGAATTTTCTTCCGGTATTCTTCAGAAAGTAATTAAAGAAAAGAAACCTCTTCTTTATCACGATGTTATGGGAGATCCTCATCTCTCACAATTTGAAAGCGTACAGATACAACGAATTAAATCTGTTATCGGCGTTCCGATTGTTAGAGATGAAAAAGTTTGGGGAGTAATAGTTGCGGATAGCCAGTTAGACCGCCGCGAGTTTACAGACGAAAATCTTTTATTCTTAAGTTTCTTTTCAAATCTAGTTTCACTCGCACTGGACCGTATAATTAAATTGGAAGAACTTGAAAAAGAAAATCAGATTCTCACCAATCGGCTGCAATCACTATTCGAAATTCCCGACATGATTGGTGAAAGTCCTGTTATGCGTAATCTTTCTCAAATTCTTTATAAGGTGGCACTTACAGATACAACAGTGTTAATTACCGGAGAAAGCGGAACGGGAAAAGAAATTGCGGCAAAAGCAATTCATGATTTGAGTAAAAGAAAGGATAAACCATTTCTTGCACAGTTCTGCGGCTCAATTCCGGACAATCTTCTGGAAAGTGAACTGTTCGGTTATAAAAAGGGCGCATTCACGGGCGCAAATACAGATAAGCAGGGCTTGCTGGAAGCCGCCGATGGCGGAACATTTTTCCTTGATGAAATTGCAGATATTTCCATTGCTCTTCAGGCAAAACTTTTGCGGGTGCTTGAGAATAGAGAAATTATCCGTCTCGGTGATGTGAAAGTAAGAAAGATTAATGTTCGCATAATTACAGCAACGAACAAGGATTTGCAAGCACTTGTAAAAGACGGATCTTTCAGAGAAGATTTATTCTACAGATTGAATGTATTCCCAATTCGCGTTCCGCCTCTTCGTGAAAGAAGAAGCGATATTCCATTGCTCGTAGATTTCTTTATTAAAAAACTCGGCTCTAAAGATATGTTAATTGATTCTGCCGCAATAAAAAAATTAGAAAGTTATTACTGGCCGGGAAATATTCGGCAACTGATCAATGTTATTCAGCGAGCTCTGATACTTTGCGACGGAAATAGATTACACACCGACCACATTATTCTTGAAGATCAAGCAGTGGTGGCTACTTTTCAAGGCACACTTAGAGAATATGAAATGCTGCTTCTCAAAAAACGGCTGGAGGAATTCAATCATAATAGAACATCAACCGCTAAATCTTTGGATGTTTCTGTTAGATGGATTCAGCTGAAACTGAAAGAAATGGGCGAGCAATAA